One stretch of Amycolatopsis sp. NBC_00345 DNA includes these proteins:
- a CDS encoding tetratricopeptide repeat protein — translation MNWWIAAGISVLAWGVLLAVARPLLARSREPAAAAERWRWPIRGRRLVFVGCGVLSTVPLFLSAANAPDSPDAKSPTTTAVAQAGAEQPADVPAILALARRYVEEGKADQAIDQYVAVLRIDGRNTEALASMGYLLNLAGRPEDGLWAVDEALRLDSGYAEAKYFRGAILITGLDRGPEGAASLREYLAGEPDGNHREDALKLLDLAGQGP, via the coding sequence GTGAACTGGTGGATCGCTGCCGGGATCTCGGTGCTGGCGTGGGGCGTCCTGCTTGCGGTCGCCCGGCCCCTGCTCGCCCGGAGCCGGGAACCGGCGGCGGCAGCCGAGCGGTGGCGCTGGCCGATCCGCGGACGCCGGCTGGTCTTCGTCGGCTGCGGGGTGCTGAGCACCGTGCCGCTGTTCCTCAGCGCCGCGAACGCCCCGGACTCCCCTGACGCGAAATCCCCCACCACCACCGCCGTCGCCCAGGCCGGGGCGGAACAACCCGCTGACGTCCCGGCGATTCTGGCCCTGGCCCGGCGTTACGTCGAAGAAGGCAAAGCCGACCAGGCCATCGATCAGTACGTGGCGGTGTTGCGCATCGACGGCCGCAACACCGAAGCGCTCGCCTCGATGGGCTACCTCCTGAACCTGGCCGGGCGGCCCGAAGACGGGCTGTGGGCCGTCGACGAGGCGCTACGGCTGGATTCCGGTTACGCCGAGGCGAAATACTTCCGCGGCGCCATCCTGATCACCGGGCTCGACCGCGGGCCCGAGGGTGCGGCCAGCCTGCGGGAGTACCTGGCCGGCGAGCCCGACGGCAATCATCGCGAGGACGCACTGAAACTCCTCGACCTGGCGGGTCAGGGTCCGTGA
- a CDS encoding DeoR/GlpR family DNA-binding transcription regulator: protein MLAAQRRDLLLARLAAEKKLVAKDLAVELGVSEDSVRRDLRELAAAGLCQRVYGGALPVSPAIGDLTARASVNVDGKLRVAVRAAGLIRPGTTVILDGGTTALAVARALPDELRATVVTHSPAVAAVLLDHPHAEVYLIGGRLFKHSGVTCGAAAAEAAEGVNAELFLLGVTGVHPDTGLTTGDADEAAMKRALARRAADTYVLASAEKVGAASRFSVLPLADVAGVVTDAAAEDPTVRRLGELGVEVLPA, encoded by the coding sequence ATGCTGGCGGCGCAACGGCGTGACCTGCTTCTCGCCCGGCTGGCGGCCGAGAAGAAGCTGGTCGCCAAAGATCTGGCGGTGGAGCTGGGCGTTTCGGAGGACAGCGTCCGCCGTGACCTCCGCGAGCTCGCCGCCGCCGGGCTGTGCCAGCGGGTTTACGGCGGGGCGCTGCCCGTCTCGCCCGCGATCGGCGACCTGACGGCCAGGGCCTCGGTCAACGTCGACGGCAAGCTGCGGGTGGCCGTCCGGGCCGCGGGGCTGATCCGGCCCGGGACGACGGTCATCCTCGACGGCGGGACCACCGCGCTGGCCGTCGCCCGCGCGCTGCCCGACGAACTGCGGGCCACGGTCGTGACCCACAGCCCCGCCGTCGCGGCCGTGCTGCTCGATCACCCGCACGCCGAGGTGTACCTGATCGGCGGGCGGCTGTTCAAACACTCCGGGGTGACCTGCGGCGCGGCCGCGGCCGAGGCCGCCGAGGGGGTCAACGCCGAACTGTTCCTGCTCGGCGTCACCGGCGTCCATCCCGACACCGGCCTGACTACCGGCGACGCCGACGAGGCCGCGATGAAGCGCGCACTCGCCCGGCGCGCGGCGGACACCTATGTGCTGGCGAGCGCCGAGAAAGTCGGTGCCGCGTCGAGGTTTTCGGTGCTGCCGCTGGCCGACGTCGCCGGGGTCGTCACCGACGCGGCCGCCGAAGACCCGACGGTGCGGCGGCTGGGCGAACTCGGTGTCGAGGTCCTCCCGGCCTGA
- a CDS encoding heme lyase CcmF/NrfE family subunit, protein MDVFGRSSLFLALAATLWSLFAAVCGGRRPALVESARTSCFAVLPAVVAANGAMLAALLTDDFAIRYVAESSSRAAPAFYKVLALWGGDAGSLLLWNLVLAGYSAALAWWAGRHPHPAVRWVLATMAAVQVFFLSLVVVATDPFAAASPVPADGHGLQPLLRGNVLMAVHPPMLYLGLIGFAVPFGFAVAALAERDTGDWWIRAARRWVLAAWCFLAAGLCLGALWAYSVLGWGGFWAWDPVENAALLPWLTATAYLHSARLQERRGVLRIWNLGLVITTFALTILGTFLTRGSLLVSVHSFAESAIGPFFLAFLGLVVVGGFALLMWRTGRLRSRGKLDAVLSRETFFLGNNLVLTVLAATVGIGTLYPLIVAAGSGAEVTVGKPFYEQATTPLLLLVLLLAGLAPLLPWRKAPPNRLLARLALPAAAGVLAVAGLRLAGATGIAAPAGFGLAVFTMVAAASELVRSARGRYSRRGAAATALVTAVFGRAVRRSHGALLAHVGLAVAAGGIAASAGLAAEAEATLVPGQSATLVGYRVTYVGAEQHVEPDRTTLSARLVLEADARQVAELSPSISSYRGATDPVGEPAIRHGIGKDLYATLLAVQQPGNQATLRLYVNPGVSWFWAGGALVVLGGFLSGWPVRRTAPSRAAREVIAESAP, encoded by the coding sequence ATGGACGTCTTCGGCCGTAGCTCGCTGTTCCTCGCGTTGGCGGCCACGCTCTGGAGCCTGTTCGCGGCGGTGTGCGGCGGCCGCCGCCCGGCGCTGGTCGAAAGCGCGCGCACCAGCTGTTTCGCCGTCCTGCCGGCGGTGGTGGCCGCCAACGGGGCCATGCTGGCCGCCCTGCTCACCGACGACTTCGCCATCCGCTACGTCGCCGAGAGTTCCAGCCGCGCGGCACCGGCGTTCTACAAAGTACTCGCGCTGTGGGGCGGCGACGCCGGGTCGCTGTTGCTGTGGAACCTCGTGCTCGCCGGTTACTCGGCGGCCCTGGCCTGGTGGGCCGGCCGTCATCCGCATCCGGCCGTGCGGTGGGTGCTCGCGACCATGGCCGCGGTGCAGGTCTTCTTCCTGTCGCTCGTGGTCGTCGCCACCGACCCGTTCGCCGCCGCGTCGCCGGTTCCGGCGGACGGCCACGGCCTGCAGCCGCTCCTGCGCGGCAACGTGCTGATGGCCGTGCACCCGCCCATGCTCTACCTCGGGCTGATCGGCTTCGCCGTGCCGTTCGGGTTCGCCGTGGCCGCGCTGGCCGAGCGGGACACGGGCGATTGGTGGATCCGGGCCGCGCGCCGCTGGGTGCTCGCGGCCTGGTGCTTCCTCGCCGCAGGGCTGTGCCTCGGCGCGCTGTGGGCGTACTCCGTTCTCGGCTGGGGCGGGTTCTGGGCCTGGGACCCGGTGGAGAACGCGGCCCTGCTGCCCTGGTTGACCGCGACCGCGTACCTGCACTCCGCGCGGCTGCAGGAACGGCGGGGAGTGCTCCGGATCTGGAATCTCGGCCTCGTCATCACCACGTTCGCGCTCACCATTCTCGGCACTTTCCTGACCAGGGGCAGCCTTCTGGTCTCCGTGCACTCCTTCGCGGAGTCCGCGATCGGCCCGTTTTTCCTGGCCTTCCTCGGGCTGGTGGTCGTCGGCGGCTTCGCGCTCTTGATGTGGCGCACCGGCCGGTTGCGGTCCCGGGGGAAGCTGGACGCCGTGCTGTCCAGGGAGACGTTCTTCCTCGGCAACAACCTGGTGCTCACCGTGCTGGCCGCGACGGTCGGCATCGGAACCCTGTACCCGCTGATCGTGGCAGCCGGATCGGGCGCGGAAGTCACCGTCGGCAAGCCGTTCTACGAGCAGGCCACCACGCCCTTGTTGTTACTGGTCTTGCTGCTGGCCGGGCTCGCACCGCTGCTGCCGTGGCGGAAGGCTCCGCCGAACCGTCTGCTGGCCCGGCTGGCGTTGCCGGCGGCCGCCGGTGTCCTCGCAGTGGCGGGACTGCGGCTCGCCGGGGCGACGGGCATCGCCGCGCCCGCCGGATTCGGGCTCGCCGTGTTCACCATGGTGGCCGCCGCGAGCGAGCTCGTCCGGTCGGCGCGCGGCCGATACTCCCGGCGTGGTGCTGCGGCCACCGCGCTGGTTACGGCGGTCTTCGGCCGGGCGGTGCGCCGCTCGCACGGTGCGCTGCTCGCCCACGTCGGACTGGCCGTCGCGGCCGGGGGCATCGCGGCGAGCGCCGGTCTGGCCGCCGAAGCCGAGGCCACGCTGGTTCCCGGCCAGTCCGCGACCCTGGTCGGCTATCGCGTCACCTACGTCGGAGCCGAACAACACGTCGAGCCTGACCGGACGACGCTGTCTGCCCGGCTCGTCCTCGAGGCTGACGCCCGACAGGTGGCCGAGCTGTCGCCGTCGATCAGCTCCTACCGTGGCGCCACCGACCCGGTCGGCGAACCGGCGATCCGCCATGGCATCGGGAAAGACCTCTACGCGACCTTGCTCGCGGTCCAGCAGCCGGGCAACCAGGCCACCCTGCGGCTCTACGTCAATCCCGGCGTGTCGTGGTTCTGGGCCGGGGGCGCGCTGGTCGTGCTCGGCGGATTCCTCAGCGGCTGGCCCGTGCGGCGAACCGCGCCTTCGCGGGCCGCTCGTGAAGTGATCGCGGAGTCCGCGCCGTGA
- a CDS encoding heme exporter protein CcmB: MGQLAGAAVIVAKDLRVELRGRHAAVLVGPFVATLVVAFGLSLGPGGAAVERLAPGLLWLTALFGAVLLCRRAYEIEFDDDAMLGLLLAPGPNSAVYLGKAIAIAIQLAVLEAGIFALVVVLYGLPAAVSPAAVAAALALGALGLGGLGALLGAVAGTTRTRESVLPLLVFPLSVPMLIAGAKATALALYGPVGELGRWLGLLVAADVVFWALGTLLFDYMVED; this comes from the coding sequence ATGGGCCAGCTGGCCGGCGCGGCCGTGATCGTCGCCAAAGACCTGCGGGTCGAACTGCGCGGACGGCATGCCGCCGTGCTCGTCGGGCCGTTCGTGGCCACCCTGGTGGTCGCCTTCGGCCTGTCGCTCGGCCCGGGCGGGGCGGCGGTGGAACGGCTCGCGCCGGGTCTGTTATGGCTGACCGCCCTGTTCGGCGCGGTGCTGCTGTGCCGCCGCGCGTACGAAATCGAGTTCGACGACGACGCCATGCTCGGGCTGCTGCTGGCGCCCGGCCCGAACTCCGCCGTCTACCTCGGCAAGGCGATCGCCATCGCGATCCAGCTCGCGGTACTGGAGGCAGGCATCTTCGCGCTGGTGGTCGTGCTCTACGGCCTTCCCGCGGCAGTGTCCCCGGCCGCGGTGGCCGCCGCGCTGGCGCTCGGCGCGCTGGGCCTGGGCGGGCTGGGCGCGCTGCTCGGAGCGGTGGCGGGCACGACCCGGACCCGTGAGTCGGTCCTGCCGCTGCTGGTTTTCCCGCTCTCCGTGCCGATGTTGATCGCCGGTGCGAAGGCGACCGCGCTCGCGCTGTACGGCCCGGTCGGCGAGCTCGGTCGCTGGCTCGGCCTGCTGGTCGCCGCCGACGTCGTGTTCTGGGCGCTCGGCACGTTGCTGTTCGACTACATGGTGGAGGACTGA
- a CDS encoding helix-turn-helix transcriptional regulator: protein MSSARQLTSANHWTEAVEAAVTEAAANLTCPMSIDEMASVACLSKFYFVRVFRQVTGLTPGRFVTALRLREASRLLLISDLSVVDVSTAVGYSSVATFTHQYRRYSGFSPRNLRQLAARGGPDKLANLLSGAGPDVSHSGRPLRGKVTVPLGFSGVIVIGLFPERLAGGLPTRCTACAGPGSFLLNAIPDGQHWVMATGLPADVDVSSYLSPLPVSVLVDSAAIHVVTGAASVAPVDLELRPLRPSDPPVLSPLPALLLARR from the coding sequence ATGTCGTCCGCGCGTCAGCTCACGTCTGCCAACCACTGGACGGAAGCGGTGGAAGCGGCCGTGACCGAGGCGGCCGCGAACCTGACCTGTCCCATGTCGATCGACGAAATGGCCAGTGTGGCCTGTCTCAGCAAGTTCTACTTCGTCAGGGTTTTTCGCCAGGTGACCGGACTTACGCCGGGGCGGTTCGTGACGGCGTTGCGACTGCGCGAAGCGAGCAGGTTGCTGTTGATCTCCGACCTGTCCGTGGTCGACGTCAGTACCGCTGTCGGTTACAGCAGTGTGGCCACGTTCACTCATCAATACCGCAGGTATTCCGGCTTTTCGCCGCGAAATCTGCGGCAACTCGCCGCTCGCGGCGGTCCGGACAAGCTGGCGAATCTGCTCTCCGGGGCCGGGCCGGACGTATCCCACTCGGGCCGCCCATTACGAGGAAAGGTGACGGTGCCCCTCGGTTTTTCCGGCGTGATCGTCATCGGACTGTTTCCCGAACGGCTCGCGGGAGGGCTTCCGACGCGATGTACGGCTTGCGCGGGCCCCGGTTCCTTCCTGCTCAATGCGATCCCCGACGGGCAGCACTGGGTGATGGCGACCGGGTTGCCCGCGGACGTCGACGTGTCGAGCTATCTGTCGCCGCTGCCGGTCTCGGTTCTCGTGGATTCGGCAGCGATCCATGTTGTCACCGGCGCTGCGAGCGTCGCGCCGGTCGATCTGGAACTGCGTCCGCTCCGGCCCAGCGATCCGCCGGTGCTCAGCCCCTTGCCGGCGCTGCTGCTCGCCCGGCGCTGA
- a CDS encoding ABC transporter ATP-binding protein, whose amino-acid sequence MAGPGDAAAVLAGVTRMFGHVPALVRIDLRVERGEFVVLRGPNGAGKSTLLQLLGTAISPTLGGGSVLGFDLVRGRSAIRARTELLGHHTRLYEELTAAENLRFVCRLRGRGPGAIPAALERVGMTRTADERVRGFSPGMRQRLALARLLVVDPELLLLDEPFAACDQEAKALVEDIIRELRLAGRTVVLATHDHERLLRPDRVLWLAAGRLVRPDRAPAVAGAPAAGGA is encoded by the coding sequence GTGGCCGGACCGGGGGACGCGGCCGCGGTGCTCGCCGGGGTGACCCGGATGTTCGGCCACGTCCCGGCCCTGGTCCGGATCGACCTCCGGGTCGAGCGCGGCGAGTTCGTCGTGCTGCGCGGGCCGAACGGCGCCGGGAAGAGCACCTTGCTGCAGCTACTGGGCACGGCGATCTCGCCCACCCTCGGCGGCGGCTCCGTGCTCGGATTCGACCTGGTGCGAGGACGGTCCGCGATCCGGGCGCGGACCGAACTGCTGGGGCATCACACCAGGTTGTACGAGGAGCTGACCGCCGCGGAGAACCTGCGGTTCGTCTGCCGCCTGCGAGGGCGCGGCCCCGGGGCCATCCCGGCCGCGCTCGAGCGAGTCGGCATGACGAGGACGGCGGACGAGCGCGTGCGGGGTTTCTCGCCCGGGATGCGCCAGCGCCTCGCACTGGCCAGGCTGCTCGTCGTCGATCCGGAGCTGCTGCTGCTCGACGAGCCCTTCGCCGCTTGTGATCAGGAGGCGAAAGCGCTCGTCGAGGACATCATCCGGGAGCTGCGCCTCGCCGGCCGGACGGTGGTGCTGGCCACGCACGACCACGAGCGGCTGCTGCGCCCGGACCGCGTGCTGTGGCTCGCGGCCGGCCGCCTGGTCCGGCCCGACCGGGCACCCGCGGTGGCCGGCGCTCCGGCTGCTGGAGGTGCGTGA
- a CDS encoding NUDIX domain-containing protein — protein METRTPGLDVPDHRGRTGLDRIGRDLDRNPRVRVADVELLAAGWHVLRRTTFDYRRADGRWSREQRETYDRGNGATILLYDRERATVLLTRQFRYPVYVNGHPDGMLLETAAGLLDDEDPETAIRREAAEETGVTVGPIEHVFDVYMSPGSVTERVHFYAAPYTPATRSGEGGGLADEGEDIDVVELPFTEALTMIRTGAIADAKTIMLLHWATLDGPFSAGSLSKTPSNVPSI, from the coding sequence ATGGAGACCCGCACCCCCGGCCTTGACGTCCCCGACCATCGCGGCCGCACCGGCCTCGACCGGATCGGCCGCGACCTGGACCGCAACCCCCGCGTGCGCGTCGCCGACGTCGAGCTGCTCGCCGCCGGCTGGCACGTGCTGCGCCGGACCACGTTCGACTACCGGCGTGCCGACGGCCGCTGGTCCCGCGAGCAGCGCGAGACCTACGACCGCGGCAACGGCGCGACGATCCTGCTCTACGACCGGGAGCGCGCCACCGTGCTGCTCACCCGGCAGTTCCGCTACCCCGTCTACGTCAACGGCCACCCGGACGGAATGCTGCTCGAAACCGCGGCCGGGCTGCTCGACGACGAAGACCCCGAAACCGCGATCCGCCGCGAGGCCGCCGAGGAAACCGGCGTGACCGTCGGCCCGATCGAGCACGTCTTCGACGTCTACATGAGCCCGGGCTCGGTCACCGAGCGAGTGCATTTCTACGCCGCGCCCTACACCCCGGCCACCCGATCCGGCGAAGGCGGCGGACTCGCCGACGAGGGCGAGGACATCGACGTCGTCGAACTGCCTTTCACCGAAGCCCTGACGATGATCCGCACCGGCGCGATCGCCGACGCCAAGACGATCATGCTGCTGCACTGGGCCACCCTCGACGGCCCGTTCAGCGCGGGTTCGCTGTCCAAAACACCTTCGAATGTTCCCTCAATTTAG
- a CDS encoding cytochrome c-type biogenesis protein encodes MALALSAALLLTERPASVEDTTQQISTTLRCPTCQGISVADSPSPVARDMRDRIAAELRAGRSPAEIEREFVAVYGDWILLKPQPEGIGLVPWAVPIVLSLGGALVCLLVVRRWIRHRAPR; translated from the coding sequence GTGGCGCTCGCCCTGAGCGCGGCGCTGCTGCTCACCGAACGGCCCGCGTCGGTCGAGGACACCACTCAGCAGATCAGCACGACCCTCCGATGTCCGACCTGCCAAGGAATCTCGGTCGCGGACTCCCCCTCGCCGGTCGCCCGCGACATGCGCGACCGGATCGCCGCGGAGTTGCGGGCCGGACGTTCGCCCGCCGAGATCGAGCGGGAATTCGTTGCCGTGTACGGAGACTGGATTCTCTTGAAGCCGCAGCCGGAAGGGATCGGCCTCGTGCCATGGGCAGTGCCGATCGTGTTGTCCCTCGGCGGTGCTCTCGTGTGCTTGCTGGTGGTTCGCCGATGGATCCGGCACCGGGCCCCACGATGA
- the ccmC gene encoding heme ABC transporter permease CcmC — translation MRALRRVGGWITGDRGRRALGWTAGTGLALSAACSLFVVPADAEQGVVQRLMYVHVPTAWVAYLAFTVVFAASVAYLRTRRTRWDRLAEASAEVGVVFTGLTIVLGALWGRPTWGVWWTWDPRLTTTAILFLIYLGYLAVRRLPENATRAYRWAAVVGILGFLDVPLVHLSVLWWRGLHQPPSVLRVQGPTIAPSMLLTLILAVAAFTAAYLWLLLTRMRLRRAEERAMSVLLRDPVARVTSPQSTEDGVRR, via the coding sequence ATGCGGGCGCTGCGACGGGTCGGCGGGTGGATCACCGGGGACCGCGGCCGCCGGGCCCTCGGCTGGACAGCGGGCACCGGCCTGGCGCTCAGCGCGGCGTGCTCGCTGTTCGTGGTGCCCGCGGACGCCGAACAAGGCGTGGTCCAGCGGTTGATGTACGTGCACGTGCCCACCGCGTGGGTCGCCTACCTGGCGTTCACGGTCGTCTTCGCCGCGAGCGTGGCCTATCTGCGCACCCGGCGCACGCGCTGGGACCGGCTCGCCGAAGCGTCGGCCGAGGTCGGCGTCGTGTTCACCGGCCTGACCATCGTCCTCGGCGCCCTGTGGGGCCGCCCGACCTGGGGCGTGTGGTGGACCTGGGATCCGCGGCTGACCACCACGGCGATCCTGTTCCTGATCTATCTGGGCTACCTGGCGGTGCGGCGCCTGCCGGAAAACGCCACCCGCGCCTACCGCTGGGCCGCGGTGGTCGGCATCCTCGGTTTCCTCGACGTGCCCCTCGTGCACCTGTCGGTGCTGTGGTGGCGGGGGCTGCATCAACCGCCTTCGGTGCTCCGGGTGCAGGGCCCGACGATCGCGCCCTCCATGCTGCTCACCCTGATCCTCGCGGTCGCCGCGTTCACCGCCGCCTATCTGTGGCTGCTGCTGACGCGGATGCGCCTGCGCCGGGCCGAGGAGCGGGCGATGTCCGTCCTGCTGCGCGATCCGGTGGCACGGGTGACCTCGCCTCAGTCCACAGAGGACGGAGTGCGGCGATGA
- a CDS encoding VOC family protein → MPHPFGYMQLATADVDKAQQFYGGLFDWQLESTGDAEHPYIEIQSGDGPPIGGMMPAAPQAPPMWVPYIQVATVDGFVTQARDLGATVAQEPTELPDHSWYAVLIDPTGAPFALHGPRS, encoded by the coding sequence ATGCCACACCCGTTCGGGTACATGCAGCTGGCGACGGCAGACGTGGACAAGGCGCAGCAGTTCTACGGCGGCCTGTTCGACTGGCAGCTCGAATCCACCGGCGACGCCGAGCACCCGTACATCGAAATCCAGAGCGGGGACGGACCGCCCATCGGCGGAATGATGCCCGCCGCCCCGCAGGCACCGCCGATGTGGGTTCCCTACATTCAAGTGGCCACGGTCGACGGTTTCGTCACACAAGCCAGGGACCTCGGTGCCACGGTGGCCCAGGAACCCACCGAACTGCCCGACCACAGCTGGTACGCCGTGCTCATCGATCCCACTGGCGCGCCTTTCGCCCTGCACGGTCCTCGGAGCTGA
- a CDS encoding TlpA family protein disulfide reductase — translation MSRRRWWVAVPTGILLVVLLAVLGVSALRPAGPGDLAGTGRPAPDFVLPKLDGTGTLRLADLRGRPVVLNFWASWCAECRDEFSLLREAWPRYRQRDFVFVAVAFQDTVASAAEFMRQENPEWPAVLDGNSRAALSFGVRGIPQTYFVDRAGRIDHVQRGTLTRQSLSAHLNELDRGQSG, via the coding sequence GTGAGCCGGCGGCGATGGTGGGTCGCGGTTCCCACGGGGATCCTGCTCGTCGTGCTCCTGGCCGTGCTGGGCGTGTCGGCGCTGAGGCCCGCCGGGCCTGGTGACCTGGCCGGGACCGGCCGGCCGGCGCCGGATTTCGTCCTGCCGAAACTCGACGGCACCGGGACACTCCGGCTGGCGGACCTGCGCGGGCGACCGGTGGTGCTCAACTTCTGGGCTTCGTGGTGTGCCGAATGCCGGGACGAGTTCTCCCTGCTGCGCGAGGCCTGGCCGCGATACCGGCAGCGGGACTTCGTGTTCGTCGCGGTGGCGTTCCAGGACACCGTGGCCTCGGCGGCCGAGTTCATGCGGCAGGAGAACCCGGAGTGGCCCGCGGTGCTGGACGGGAATTCCCGGGCGGCCTTGAGCTTCGGCGTACGCGGCATTCCGCAGACCTACTTCGTCGACCGGGCGGGCCGCATCGACCACGTCCAACGGGGGACGCTCACTCGGCAGAGCCTGTCGGCTCACTTGAACGAACTAGACCGCGGGCAGTCAGGATGA
- a CDS encoding cytochrome c maturation protein CcmE codes for MRKSVAALPLVGLIAGALVWVVAQGAGDNLVYYQTPGELRAEPAGARVRVGGQVVPRSITQDGSTIRFLLRDAGAQVAVVYTGATPATFKDGQGAVVEGGYGPDGVVHADALLVKHGNRYTPPPDSRG; via the coding sequence ATGAGAAAGAGCGTCGCCGCGCTGCCTCTCGTCGGCCTGATCGCCGGCGCGCTGGTCTGGGTGGTGGCCCAGGGAGCGGGTGACAACCTCGTCTACTACCAGACCCCGGGCGAGCTCCGCGCGGAACCGGCCGGGGCCCGGGTCCGGGTCGGCGGCCAGGTGGTCCCCCGCTCGATCACCCAGGACGGTTCGACGATCCGGTTCCTGCTTCGCGACGCCGGGGCGCAAGTCGCGGTCGTGTACACCGGCGCGACACCGGCGACGTTCAAGGACGGGCAGGGCGCGGTGGTGGAAGGCGGTTACGGACCGGACGGCGTGGTGCACGCGGACGCCCTCCTGGTCAAACACGGGAACCGGTACACCCCGCCACCGGATTCGCGGGGCTGA